The following coding sequences are from one Roseburia hominis A2-183 window:
- a CDS encoding polyribonucleotide nucleotidyltransferase gives MYKSFSMELAGRTLTVDIGRVCAQANGAALLKYGETTVLSTVTASDKPRDGIDFFPLSVEYEEKMYSVGKIPGGFNKREGKASENAILTSRVIDRPMRPLFPKDYRNDVTINNMVMSVDPACRPEIVAMIGSALVTTISDIPFAGPCATTQMGMVDGEFIVNPSQKEWDKGDLQLTVASTAEKVIMIEAGANEIPEDKMIEAIYKCHDVNQTIIAFVNKIVEEVGKPKHEYTSCAIPDEMFAAIKELVPPAQMEEAVFTDEKQQREENIREITDKLAEAFADNEEWLAVLGEAVYQYQKKTVRKMILKDHKRPDGRAINQIRPLAAEVDLIPRVHGSAMFTRGQTQICDVVTLAPLSEVQKIDGLDENITTKRYIHQYNFPAYSVGETKVSRGPGRREIGHGALAEKALMAVLPSEEEFPYAIRAVSETFESNGSTSMASTCASCMSLMAAGVPLKAMVAGISCGLVTGDTDDDYIVLTDIQGLEDFFGDMDFKVTGTHKGITAIQMDIKIHGLTRPIVEEAIARTREARIYIMDEVMSKAIAEPRKQVSEYAPKIVQIQIDPEKIGDVVGQRGKTINEIIARTGVKIDITDDGSVSVCGTEAEMMDKAIEMIRIITTDFKEGQILTGTVVSIKEFGAFLEFAPGKEGMVHISKIAKERINHVEDVLTLGDKVKVVCLGKDKMGRISFSIKDVPAEA, from the coding sequence ATGTACAAAAGTTTTTCGATGGAACTTGCAGGCAGAACACTTACCGTTGATATCGGAAGAGTCTGCGCACAGGCAAATGGAGCAGCTTTATTAAAATATGGAGAGACGACCGTGCTTTCTACCGTGACGGCATCGGACAAGCCGCGTGACGGCATTGATTTCTTCCCGCTTTCCGTAGAATACGAGGAGAAGATGTATTCGGTTGGCAAGATCCCGGGAGGATTCAACAAGAGAGAGGGTAAGGCATCCGAGAATGCAATCTTAACCTCCCGCGTGATCGACCGCCCGATGCGTCCGTTATTCCCGAAGGATTACCGCAACGACGTGACGATCAACAACATGGTAATGTCTGTAGATCCGGCATGCCGTCCGGAGATCGTTGCCATGATTGGTTCCGCACTGGTTACCACAATTTCCGATATCCCGTTTGCAGGTCCGTGTGCAACGACGCAGATGGGTATGGTGGACGGAGAGTTCATCGTGAATCCTTCCCAGAAGGAGTGGGACAAGGGTGATCTGCAGCTGACCGTGGCATCCACAGCAGAGAAGGTGATCATGATCGAGGCAGGCGCCAATGAGATCCCGGAGGACAAGATGATCGAGGCGATCTACAAGTGCCATGATGTAAACCAGACGATCATCGCGTTTGTCAATAAGATCGTGGAAGAGGTTGGCAAGCCGAAGCATGAGTATACAAGCTGCGCAATTCCGGATGAGATGTTTGCGGCAATCAAGGAACTGGTTCCTCCGGCACAGATGGAGGAGGCTGTATTCACAGACGAGAAGCAGCAGCGTGAGGAGAATATCCGCGAGATTACGGACAAGCTGGCAGAGGCTTTCGCAGACAATGAGGAGTGGCTTGCTGTTCTGGGCGAGGCAGTTTACCAGTATCAGAAGAAGACTGTCCGCAAGATGATCTTAAAGGATCATAAACGTCCGGATGGACGTGCCATCAACCAGATCCGTCCGCTGGCAGCAGAGGTGGATCTGATCCCGAGAGTACACGGCTCTGCGATGTTTACACGTGGACAGACACAGATCTGCGATGTGGTGACACTTGCACCGCTCTCCGAGGTTCAGAAGATCGACGGACTGGATGAGAATATTACGACGAAGAGATACATCCATCAGTACAATTTCCCGGCATATTCGGTAGGCGAGACCAAGGTATCCCGCGGACCGGGACGCCGTGAGATCGGTCACGGTGCGCTCGCTGAGAAGGCACTTATGGCAGTGCTTCCTTCCGAGGAGGAATTCCCGTATGCCATCCGTGCAGTGTCCGAGACATTCGAGTCGAACGGATCTACTTCCATGGCGTCGACCTGTGCGTCCTGCATGTCCTTAATGGCTGCCGGAGTACCGCTCAAGGCTATGGTGGCAGGTATTTCCTGCGGTCTTGTGACCGGAGATACCGATGACGATTACATTGTTCTGACAGATATCCAGGGTCTCGAGGACTTCTTCGGAGATATGGACTTCAAGGTAACCGGTACGCACAAGGGTATCACCGCCATCCAGATGGATATCAAGATTCATGGTCTGACCAGACCGATCGTAGAGGAAGCCATCGCAAGAACAAGAGAGGCGAGAATCTACATTATGGATGAGGTAATGTCCAAGGCAATCGCAGAGCCGCGCAAGCAGGTGAGCGAGTATGCACCGAAGATTGTCCAGATCCAGATTGATCCGGAGAAGATCGGCGATGTGGTTGGACAGAGAGGCAAGACGATCAATGAGATCATTGCCCGCACCGGCGTGAAGATCGACATCACAGATGACGGTTCCGTATCCGTATGCGGTACGGAAGCGGAGATGATGGATAAGGCCATCGAGATGATCCGGATTATCACGACCGATTTCAAGGAGGGACAGATCCTTACCGGAACGGTAGTGAGCATCAAGGAGTTCGGCGCATTCTTAGAGTTTGCACCGGGTAAAGAAGGCATGGTTCACATCAGCAAGATCGCAAAGGAGCGCATCAACCATGTGGAGGATGTACTGACCCTTGGCGATAAGGTGAAGGTGGTATGCCTTGGCAAGGATAAGATGGGAAGAATCAGCTTCTCCATCAAAGATGTTCCGGCGGAAGCATAA
- the rpsO gene encoding 30S ribosomal protein S15, with translation MIAKDKKQNIIAEYGRTPNDTGSPEVQVALLTARIEELTAHLKENPNDHHSRRGLLKMVGQRRGLLAYLKKVDIERYRALIERLGLRK, from the coding sequence ATGATCGCAAAGGACAAGAAGCAGAACATTATCGCAGAGTATGGAAGAACACCGAATGACACAGGTTCACCGGAGGTACAGGTTGCTCTTTTGACAGCACGTATCGAGGAGCTTACCGCTCACTTAAAGGAGAACCCGAACGATCATCACTCCAGAAGAGGTCTTTTAAAGATGGTTGGTCAGAGACGTGGTTTACTTGCTTACTTAAAGAAAGTAGATATCGAGAGATATCGTGCTTTAATCGAGCGTTTAGGTCTCAGAAAATAA
- a CDS encoding C40 family peptidase, protein MKARLARIAGLVLAGTLVVSTAAIDQKSKNTDADTSATVASGVTSALSGSLSDAAMGVAGVSGMDIARTAQGQEAVEEGTESAEAGVDVDASTSSAAAGVSAELADAAAAASQAQDELTETESTEEQTESTEQDAAQQAASAYGYTNLGVANVEGNLNVRAAAGTDADVVGKMPNNAGCEILGVEGEWTQIKSGSVEGYVKSEYLLTGDAALARADEVKQTLATVTTTTLYVREQPNTDCAIVTMMPQGEELEVLEVLDGWVKINVDSDEGYVSSDYVEISTELLKAMTMTEIRYGQGVSDVRVSLVQYATQFVGNPYVWGGTSLTRGADCSGFVMSVFANYGISLPHSSGAQSNCGTKISASEAQPGDLFFYGNGSRINHVAIYIGNGQVVHASSPKSGIKISGAYYRTPVKVVRVINN, encoded by the coding sequence ATGAAAGCACGATTAGCGAGAATCGCAGGTTTGGTCCTGGCGGGAACTCTGGTGGTTTCCACAGCGGCAATAGATCAGAAGTCAAAGAATACAGATGCGGATACCAGTGCAACCGTGGCGTCCGGTGTTACCAGCGCACTGTCCGGAAGTCTCAGTGACGCGGCGATGGGCGTGGCCGGTGTTTCCGGAATGGACATTGCAAGAACGGCACAGGGACAGGAAGCGGTTGAAGAGGGCACCGAATCAGCAGAGGCGGGTGTGGATGTGGATGCATCGACGTCTTCTGCCGCTGCCGGAGTATCGGCAGAGCTTGCAGATGCAGCAGCCGCGGCCTCACAGGCGCAGGACGAACTTACAGAGACGGAGAGCACAGAGGAGCAGACAGAGAGTACAGAGCAGGATGCCGCACAGCAGGCGGCGAGCGCTTACGGATATACCAATCTCGGTGTGGCGAATGTTGAGGGCAATCTCAACGTCCGTGCAGCGGCAGGCACTGATGCAGATGTCGTGGGCAAGATGCCGAACAACGCAGGATGTGAGATCCTCGGCGTGGAAGGCGAATGGACACAGATTAAGTCCGGTTCCGTGGAAGGTTATGTAAAGTCGGAGTATCTTCTGACCGGAGATGCGGCGCTTGCCAGAGCGGATGAGGTAAAGCAGACGCTTGCCACCGTGACGACGACAACCCTTTACGTCAGAGAGCAGCCGAACACCGACTGCGCGATTGTCACAATGATGCCGCAGGGCGAGGAACTCGAGGTGCTCGAGGTGCTTGACGGATGGGTGAAGATCAACGTCGACAGTGATGAGGGATATGTCTCTTCCGATTATGTAGAGATCTCGACAGAGCTTTTAAAGGCGATGACCATGACTGAGATCCGGTATGGACAGGGTGTTTCGGATGTGCGTGTATCGCTGGTGCAGTATGCGACACAGTTTGTCGGCAATCCGTATGTATGGGGTGGCACAAGTCTGACCAGAGGTGCGGACTGCTCCGGTTTTGTCATGAGCGTATTTGCCAACTACGGCATTTCCCTTCCGCATTCTTCCGGCGCGCAGTCGAATTGTGGAACGAAGATTTCGGCCTCTGAGGCACAGCCGGGAGATCTGTTCTTCTACGGAAACGGAAGCCGCATCAACCACGTGGCAATCTACATCGGCAACGGACAGGTGGTACATGCAAGTTCACCGAAGTCCGGCATCAAGATTTCCGGTGCCTATTACCGTACGCCGGTCAAAGTTGTGCGTGTGATCAATAATTAA
- a CDS encoding bifunctional riboflavin kinase/FAD synthetase gives MKYIRNTTDFYIEENTVLSLGKFDGIHRGHEQLLQYFAKKKDEGLAGAIFTFDIPPRRNVQNVEAKVLTTNEEKRHMFEHLGIDYVVECPFTQEIMCMEPEDFIAKIVRQLHVKCMVVGEDFHFGHNRRGDYHMLRQYAGKYGYEVIVVEKIKEDSRDISSTFVREEIAAGNIEKANHLLGYRYFVTSRVLHGNQIGRTIGIPTINQLPPKEKLLPPNGVYVTEAYIGDRWYRGISNVGCKPTIEGEYPVGVETHLLDFAEDVYDKMVTVEFLSRVRSERKFASIEALKEQMQNDVAYGRAYFEKHTS, from the coding sequence ATGAAATATATCAGGAACACAACGGATTTTTATATAGAAGAGAATACGGTACTTTCTCTCGGCAAGTTTGACGGGATTCACAGGGGGCATGAGCAGCTGCTGCAGTATTTTGCAAAGAAAAAGGACGAAGGTCTCGCGGGAGCGATTTTTACCTTCGACATTCCACCTCGCAGAAATGTGCAGAATGTGGAGGCGAAGGTGCTGACCACGAATGAGGAAAAAAGGCACATGTTTGAGCACCTGGGGATTGATTATGTGGTGGAGTGCCCGTTTACGCAGGAGATCATGTGCATGGAGCCGGAGGATTTCATCGCTAAGATTGTGCGGCAGCTTCATGTAAAGTGCATGGTTGTGGGGGAAGACTTTCATTTCGGACATAACCGCAGGGGCGATTACCATATGCTGCGGCAGTATGCCGGAAAATACGGATACGAAGTGATCGTTGTGGAGAAAATAAAAGAAGACAGCCGGGACATCAGCAGCACGTTCGTGAGGGAAGAGATCGCAGCCGGGAATATCGAGAAGGCAAATCATCTTCTGGGATACCGTTACTTTGTGACCAGCAGAGTCCTGCACGGCAACCAGATCGGAAGAACGATCGGGATTCCGACCATCAACCAGCTGCCGCCGAAGGAGAAGCTGCTGCCGCCGAACGGTGTCTACGTGACGGAGGCATACATCGGAGACCGGTGGTACCGCGGCATCAGCAACGTGGGGTGCAAGCCTACGATTGAGGGAGAGTATCCTGTCGGGGTGGAGACACATCTGCTGGATTTCGCGGAAGATGTCTACGATAAGATGGTGACGGTGGAGTTCTTAAGCAGAGTCCGCAGCGAGCGGAAATTTGCATCGATTGAGGCGCTCAAAGAGCAGATGCAGAACGATGTTGCCTATGGCCGTGCCTATTTTGAAAAACACACCTCGTAA
- the truB gene encoding tRNA pseudouridine(55) synthase TruB — protein sequence MMNGIINIYKEKGFTSFDVVAKLRGILKTRKIGHTGTLDPDAEGVLPVCIGKATKICELLTDKTKEYEAVMLLGRTTDTQDVTGETLTQQEVRCSAKEVEKAVLSFVGDYMQVPPMYSALKVDGRKLCDLARAGVTVERAARPVHIFSIEILSIELPRVRMRVCCSKGTYIRTLCQDVGEVLGCGACMESLLRTRVGEFALADAIKLSEVEAYVIAHRSDATETEELQLPFLQAVDTVFLKYESATVDGQFRKYLYNGNRLRPEMFLEEHESMRMAPVRVYDDEGAFFGIYEYQAEKEDYKPLKVFK from the coding sequence ATGATGAATGGAATTATCAATATCTATAAGGAAAAGGGATTTACCTCGTTTGACGTCGTGGCTAAGCTTCGGGGGATCTTAAAGACCAGAAAGATCGGACACACGGGAACGCTGGATCCGGATGCGGAGGGGGTGCTCCCGGTGTGTATCGGCAAGGCGACGAAGATCTGCGAACTGCTGACGGACAAGACGAAGGAATACGAGGCTGTCATGCTGCTTGGAAGAACGACGGACACGCAGGATGTGACGGGCGAGACCCTGACGCAGCAGGAGGTGCGCTGCAGTGCAAAGGAAGTGGAAAAAGCGGTTCTCTCGTTTGTAGGTGATTATATGCAGGTGCCGCCGATGTATTCTGCCTTAAAGGTTGACGGCAGGAAGCTGTGTGATCTGGCACGGGCCGGCGTGACCGTGGAACGTGCGGCGCGTCCGGTTCATATTTTTTCCATCGAGATCCTTTCGATCGAACTGCCGCGTGTCAGGATGCGTGTCTGTTGTTCCAAGGGAACGTATATCCGCACGCTCTGCCAGGATGTGGGGGAGGTGCTCGGCTGCGGTGCGTGCATGGAATCGCTGCTCCGCACGAGAGTCGGAGAGTTCGCGCTTGCGGACGCCATAAAGCTGTCCGAGGTGGAGGCGTACGTGATTGCACACAGGTCGGATGCGACGGAGACAGAAGAACTGCAGCTTCCGTTCCTTCAGGCGGTGGATACCGTCTTTCTAAAATATGAGAGCGCGACGGTGGACGGACAGTTCCGCAAATATTTATATAACGGAAACCGGCTGCGCCCGGAGATGTTTTTGGAGGAACATGAGAGTATGAGAATGGCGCCGGTCCGCGTCTACGACGATGAAGGCGCATTTTTCGGCATTTATGAATATCAGGCGGAAAAGGAAGACTATAAACCATTAAAGGTGTTTAAGTAG
- a CDS encoding DHH family phosphoesterase: MTNFDDFLAEVHTVAIGGHIRPDGDCVGSCLATYNYIKTWYPDIDVTVYLEPIPNIFKFMARSNEIVSDFSGDTVYDLFIAQDCGDTGRLGGAAHFFEQAKHTVCVDHHISNQSFAQDNYIFPQASSASELVYELLPKERITKEIAECIYTGMVHDTGVFQYSCTSRKTMEIAGALMECGINYPKIVDDTFYTKTYNQNRIMGLALLKSRLHLNGKCISSVITEEEMTQYDVLPKHLDGIVNQLRVTKDVEVAVFLYETGDGTFKASTRSREVVDVSKVAVKYGGGGHIRAAGFSMTGDADAIIEQIISDLAEQIK; encoded by the coding sequence ATGACGAATTTTGATGATTTTCTGGCAGAGGTTCATACGGTTGCCATCGGCGGACACATCCGTCCCGATGGCGACTGTGTGGGCTCCTGCCTTGCTACTTATAATTACATTAAAACATGGTATCCCGACATCGACGTGACGGTTTATCTGGAGCCGATTCCCAATATTTTCAAATTTATGGCGCGCTCCAATGAGATCGTCTCCGATTTTTCCGGGGATACGGTATACGATCTGTTTATCGCGCAGGACTGCGGGGATACGGGACGTCTGGGCGGTGCGGCGCATTTCTTTGAGCAGGCGAAGCATACCGTCTGTGTGGATCACCACATCAGCAACCAGAGCTTTGCACAGGACAACTACATTTTCCCGCAGGCAAGTTCCGCGTCGGAGCTTGTCTATGAACTGCTTCCAAAGGAGCGCATCACAAAGGAGATTGCCGAGTGCATTTATACCGGAATGGTACATGATACCGGCGTCTTCCAGTATTCGTGTACGTCGAGAAAGACGATGGAGATCGCCGGAGCGCTGATGGAGTGCGGGATCAATTATCCGAAGATTGTGGATGATACCTTCTACACAAAGACATACAACCAGAACCGCATTATGGGGCTTGCACTGTTAAAGAGCAGGCTGCACCTGAACGGAAAATGTATTTCCAGCGTGATCACGGAGGAGGAGATGACGCAGTATGACGTGCTGCCAAAGCATCTGGACGGCATTGTGAATCAGCTCCGCGTGACCAAGGATGTGGAAGTGGCAGTCTTTTTGTATGAGACGGGAGACGGCACGTTTAAGGCGAGCACCAGATCCAGGGAAGTGGTGGATGTCTCGAAGGTGGCGGTAAAGTACGGCGGTGGCGGACACATCCGGGCAGCCGGATTTTCCATGACTGGCGATGCGGATGCCATCATCGAACAGATTATTTCGGATCTGGCAGAACAGATAAAGTGA
- the rbfA gene encoding 30S ribosome-binding factor RbfA, with the protein MRKNSIKNTRINGEVLRELSNIIRGEIKDPRINPMTSVVTVEVAPDLKTCKAYISVLGDEESQKATLAGLRSAEGYIRRQLAHSINLRNTPEITFVLDQSIEYGVRMSKMIDDVTKDIPDRTDEAEEETEE; encoded by the coding sequence TTGAGAAAAAACAGTATTAAAAATACCCGGATCAACGGGGAAGTGCTGCGCGAGTTGTCGAATATCATCCGCGGGGAGATCAAGGACCCGCGGATCAACCCGATGACCAGCGTGGTCACGGTGGAGGTTGCACCGGATCTGAAAACCTGCAAGGCCTATATCAGCGTGCTCGGGGATGAGGAATCCCAGAAGGCAACGCTCGCAGGTCTTAGAAGTGCGGAGGGTTACATCCGCAGGCAGCTTGCCCACAGCATCAACCTCCGGAATACGCCGGAGATCACATTTGTGCTGGATCAGTCCATCGAGTACGGTGTGCGCATGTCCAAGATGATTGATGATGTGACAAAGGATATTCCGGATCGGACGGATGAGGCAGAAGAGGAAACAGAAGAATGA
- the infB gene encoding translation initiation factor IF-2 has protein sequence MAKMRVHELAKELGIENKQIIEFLSTTEHAVKSHSSSIEDDVQKMVRDKFQKKAAPKTETAPKAEAAPKKEAAPKAEAAPKAEAAPKAAENAEGRPERPKKKSSITAVFNPQYSKQGGGRRPQGDRDRRPMNGDRRPMNGDRRPQGGRPEQRQARPANSFDVKRAFERAINPEAAKAAEEAERQAAERAKAARTAAPEKKPQETAAKQPERRENVYENVYENVYAQNPQARPQGDRDRRPMNGDRRPQGDRDRRPGANGDRRPMNGDRRPQGDRDRRPGQNGYGNRGGNNGGGRPYGGGRPGANGGQGDRNGGRGGNGYRGGNPSGRLDREIDRMNKETAASTEELRGKESREREKDRNKNDRQRNDYDALGGKKQERFVNLEKNGGKKKPNQQPQPKQEEDVIKTLVLPEKLTIKELADKMKVQPSVIVKKLFMKGTMVTVNQEVDYETAEEIALEFNCICEPEEKIDVIAELLKEEDDPEETLVARPPVVCVMGHVDHGKTSLLDAIRSTRVTDKEAGGITQHIGASVVSINGQNITFLDTPGHEAFTAMRMRGANSTDIAILVVAADDGVMPQTIEAINHAKAAGVEIIVAINKIDKPSANIERVKQELSEYELIPEDWGGSTVFCPVSAHTKEGIENLLEMILLTAEVLELKANPKRNARGLVIEARLDKGRGAVATVLVQKGTLKVGQPIACGSCYGKVRAMIDDQGRRVKEAGPSTPVEILGLSSVPEAGETFVAMDTEKEARAFAETYISEGKNRLIEDTKAKMSLDDLFSQIQSGNVKELDIIVKADVQGSVEAVKQSLEKLSNEEVVVKVIHGGVGAINESDVSLASASNAIIIGFNVRPDPMAKTTADKENVDMRLYKVIYNAIEDVEAAMKGMLDPIFEEKVLGHAEVRQIFKASGIGNIAGSYVLDGVFQRGCKVRISRAGEQIFEGNLASLKRFKDDVKEVKAGYECGLVFEGFNDIAELDIVEAYTMVEVPR, from the coding sequence ATGGCAAAAATGAGAGTTCATGAACTTGCAAAAGAGTTAGGAATAGAAAACAAACAGATTATTGAATTTTTAAGTACGACGGAGCATGCGGTAAAGTCGCACAGCAGCAGCATTGAGGATGATGTGCAGAAAATGGTGCGCGACAAGTTCCAGAAAAAGGCAGCACCAAAGACGGAGACAGCGCCGAAGGCGGAGGCAGCGCCGAAGAAGGAAGCAGCACCGAAGGCGGAAGCGGCACCGAAGGCGGAAGCGGCACCGAAGGCTGCTGAGAACGCGGAGGGCAGACCGGAGCGTCCAAAGAAGAAGTCCAGCATTACCGCGGTATTTAATCCGCAGTACAGCAAGCAGGGAGGCGGACGCCGCCCGCAGGGAGACCGTGACCGCCGTCCGATGAACGGAGACCGTCGTCCGATGAATGGAGACCGCCGCCCACAGGGAGGCAGACCGGAGCAGCGTCAGGCAAGACCGGCAAACAGCTTTGATGTCAAGAGAGCATTTGAGCGCGCAATCAACCCGGAGGCTGCAAAGGCAGCCGAGGAGGCAGAGCGTCAGGCAGCGGAGCGCGCAAAGGCGGCCAGAACGGCAGCGCCGGAGAAAAAGCCGCAGGAGACAGCAGCAAAGCAGCCGGAACGCCGTGAAAATGTATACGAGAATGTGTATGAGAACGTATATGCACAGAATCCGCAGGCACGCCCGCAGGGAGACCGTGACCGCCGTCCGATGAACGGGGACCGTCGTCCGCAGGGAGACCGCGACAGAAGACCGGGAGCAAACGGAGACCGCCGTCCGATGAACGGGGATCGTCGCCCGCAGGGAGACCGCGACAGAAGACCGGGACAGAATGGATACGGCAACCGCGGCGGCAATAATGGCGGAGGAAGACCGTACGGCGGAGGAAGACCTGGCGCAAACGGTGGTCAGGGAGACAGAAACGGAGGCCGTGGCGGCAATGGTTACCGCGGTGGCAACCCGTCCGGCAGACTGGATCGTGAGATCGACCGTATGAACAAGGAGACCGCAGCATCCACAGAGGAACTGCGCGGCAAGGAGTCCAGAGAGCGCGAGAAAGACCGCAACAAGAACGACAGACAGAGAAACGATTATGATGCACTTGGCGGCAAGAAGCAGGAGCGCTTCGTAAATCTGGAGAAGAACGGCGGCAAGAAGAAGCCGAACCAGCAGCCGCAGCCGAAGCAGGAAGAGGATGTGATTAAGACACTCGTTCTGCCGGAGAAGCTGACGATCAAAGAGCTTGCCGATAAGATGAAAGTGCAGCCGTCCGTGATCGTGAAGAAGCTTTTCATGAAAGGCACGATGGTAACGGTGAACCAGGAAGTGGACTATGAGACGGCGGAGGAGATCGCGCTTGAGTTCAACTGCATCTGTGAGCCGGAAGAGAAGATCGATGTGATCGCAGAACTCTTAAAAGAAGAAGACGATCCGGAAGAGACACTTGTGGCACGTCCGCCGGTTGTCTGCGTCATGGGTCATGTCGATCATGGTAAGACATCCCTGCTGGATGCGATCCGCTCCACCCGTGTGACAGACAAAGAGGCAGGCGGTATCACACAGCATATCGGTGCATCTGTTGTTTCGATCAACGGTCAGAACATCACATTCCTGGATACACCGGGACATGAGGCATTCACGGCAATGCGTATGCGTGGAGCAAATTCCACAGATATTGCGATCCTGGTAGTCGCTGCAGATGACGGTGTCATGCCGCAGACGATTGAGGCAATCAACCATGCGAAGGCGGCGGGAGTTGAGATTATCGTTGCCATCAACAAGATTGATAAGCCGAGTGCCAATATCGAGCGCGTGAAGCAGGAGCTGTCCGAGTACGAACTGATTCCGGAAGATTGGGGCGGAAGCACGGTATTTTGTCCGGTATCTGCACATACTAAGGAAGGTATCGAGAACCTTTTGGAGATGATCCTTCTGACCGCAGAGGTACTTGAGTTAAAGGCAAATCCGAAGCGTAATGCGAGAGGCCTTGTCATTGAGGCTCGTCTGGATAAGGGACGCGGTGCAGTTGCCACCGTTCTGGTACAGAAGGGTACCTTAAAGGTTGGTCAGCCGATTGCATGCGGAAGCTGCTACGGCAAAGTGCGTGCAATGATTGACGACCAGGGAAGAAGAGTCAAGGAAGCGGGACCGTCCACACCGGTGGAGATTCTCGGACTTTCATCGGTACCGGAGGCAGGCGAGACATTCGTTGCCATGGATACGGAGAAGGAGGCAAGAGCATTTGCCGAGACCTATATTTCCGAAGGCAAGAACCGTCTGATCGAAGATACCAAGGCGAAGATGTCGCTGGATGATCTGTTCTCGCAGATTCAGTCCGGTAACGTCAAGGAACTGGATATTATTGTTAAGGCAGATGTACAGGGTTCTGTGGAGGCTGTAAAGCAGAGTCTGGAGAAGCTGTCCAACGAAGAGGTAGTAGTAAAAGTAATTCACGGCGGTGTCGGTGCCATCAACGAGTCCGATGTCAGCCTTGCATCCGCATCCAATGCGATCATCATCGGATTCAACGTTCGTCCGGACCCGATGGCGAAGACAACAGCGGACAAGGAGAACGTCGATATGCGTCTCTACAAGGTCATCTACAATGCGATCGAGGATGTAGAGGCGGCTATGAAGGGAATGCTCGACCCGATCTTCGAGGAGAAGGTGCTCGGTCATGCGGAGGTGCGCCAGATCTTCAAGGCATCCGGAATCGGAAATATCGCAGGTTCCTATGTGCTTGACGGTGTGTTCCAGAGAGGCTGCAAGGTTCGTATTTCCCGCGCCGGAGAGCAGATCTTCGAGGGTAATCTGGCATCCTTAAAGCGTTTCAAGGACGATGTGAAGGAAGTAAAAGCCGGATACGAGTGCGGCCTTGTCTTTGAGGGCTTTAATGACATTGCAGAGCTTGATATCGTTGAGGCATACACGATGGTGGAGGTACCACGTTAA
- a CDS encoding L7Ae/L30e/S12e/Gadd45 family ribosomal protein — protein sequence MKPDKVLSMLGIAAKAGGVASGEFSTEKAVKDGRAWLVIVASDASENTQKHFRDMTTFYEVPMYVYGEKETLGHFIGKEFRASLAVTNEGLAHSIEDKLKLTLTTE from the coding sequence TTGAAACCAGATAAAGTGTTGTCGATGCTTGGCATTGCAGCCAAGGCGGGCGGTGTGGCAAGCGGAGAGTTTTCCACAGAAAAAGCGGTGAAGGATGGCAGGGCATGGCTTGTCATTGTCGCGTCGGATGCGTCTGAGAATACACAGAAGCATTTCCGGGATATGACGACTTTTTATGAAGTTCCGATGTATGTGTACGGAGAAAAAGAGACATTGGGACATTTCATTGGAAAGGAATTCCGTGCATCGCTTGCAGTGACAAACGAAGGGCTGGCCCATTCGATCGAAGATAAATTGAAACTGACGTTAACAACTGAATAA
- the rnpM gene encoding RNase P modulator RnpM: MANKKIPMRQCVGCRELKPKKDMIRVIKTAAEDEASSQIVLDATGRKNGRGAYVCPNSECLRAAIKNKGLERSLKMPIPKEVYDTLTKEMEKFETR; the protein is encoded by the coding sequence ATGGCAAACAAAAAGATTCCAATGCGCCAGTGCGTGGGGTGCAGAGAGCTTAAGCCGAAAAAAGATATGATCCGGGTAATCAAGACGGCGGCGGAAGATGAGGCCTCCTCACAGATTGTACTTGATGCTACGGGGCGGAAAAACGGCAGAGGCGCTTATGTGTGTCCGAACAGTGAGTGCCTGCGCGCGGCAATAAAAAACAAGGGTCTGGAACGATCATTAAAAATGCCAATTCCAAAGGAAGTCTATGATACACTGACAAAGGAGATGGAGAAGTTTGAAACCAGATAA